One genomic window of Arachis hypogaea cultivar Tifrunner chromosome 8, arahy.Tifrunner.gnm2.J5K5, whole genome shotgun sequence includes the following:
- the LOC112707284 gene encoding organelle RRM domain-containing protein 2, mitochondrial, which translates to MALRVAAATAAAQPSSRGLWRLLSSRSAYPPSTTAAVFARQAVEPKSSVFVSGLNKRTTSERLLQEFSKFGEVVRTRVMIDRTGCSKGYGFVQYATIEEAAKGIENMNGKFLDGWVIFVEYAKSIPESRQQCPRHLRQ; encoded by the exons ATGGCTTTGAGGGTGGCAGCGGCTACAGCTGCGGCGCAGCCTTCGTCGCGCGGTTTATGGCGGCTGCTCTCGAGCCGTTCTGCTTATCCGCCGTCGACTACTGCCGCAGTGTTTGCTCGACAGGCGGTGGAGCCCAAATCCTCCGTCTTCGTTTCCG GGCTTAACAAACGGACGACATCCGAACGCCTACTCCaagaattttctaagtttggcgAAGTTGTTCGCA CTAGGGTGATGATCGATAGAACAGGTTGTTCTAAAGGGTACGGCTTTGTACAATATGCCACTATAGAAGAGGCTGCAAAGGGCATCGAAAACATGAATGGAAAG TTTTTGGATGGTTGGGTTATATTTGTAGAGTATGCCAAATCTATCCCAGAATCTAGACAGCAATGTCCCCGGCATCTCCGGCAGTAG